A stretch of Argiope bruennichi chromosome 10, qqArgBrue1.1, whole genome shotgun sequence DNA encodes these proteins:
- the LOC129988499 gene encoding uncharacterized protein LOC129988499: protein MSVFVPCNNFAEPPANCSGTGNDRLGLIPFSFFFYITLQQLLIGCFYVNYTSKLCPKKVEKDQLNPYQPYSLLEFIYSKKLKKNKHDRGSCFNYFNSRRSCHNAICCTSFHR from the exons ATGTCG gtATTTGTACCTTGTAACAATTTCGCAGAGCCTCCTGCGAACTGTTCTGGAACTGGCAATGACAGACTTGGACTCATTCCATTCTCTT ttttCTTCTATATCACGCTTCAACAATTACTTATTGGATGCTTTTACGTCAACTACACATCAAAACTGTGTCCTAAAAAGGTAGAGAAGGATCAACTAAACCCATACCAGCCATATTCATTGTTAgaattcatatattcaaaaaaattaaagaagaataaacATGACAGAGGTTCCTGTTTCAACTATTTCAACTCTCGAAGAAGCTGCCATAATGCAATTTGCTGTACTTCTTTCCACCGATAA